The genomic stretch ttgtaCCTGTTGTATATTTTATCTatgaaatgaaattttgtttgGTTTACTTTGTCTTTATTTCTTTTTGAATGATGACAAAGAGGGAGAAgaatgattgattttgatataccTTATTCCAGTCTGAAACCCAAACATGTCTTTAAATATTAATTCTGACATTGATAACTTTTATGGGAATTTTGAATAAGTTCATCATGTTAACCAAGTGTTTCAGGTTTTAAGGCATTGACTAAGCTGATTAGAGTTCAAGTGAACCAGACATATAATCAGAATAGTTAACTAAGCAGTTTGCAATTAACTAGACATACACGTTCTGAACTCAGTTTAAGTGAACCATGTGTGTATTGTACCAGACGCATAAATGTTCTAAACCAGAAAAAGTTATGAACCAGGTGTATATAAATTTTGATATCAACCAGGCATGCGTATAACCAGGCATATGAAAGCTCTGACAAATCATGCTATGTAATGAGTCTGATGACTAGACTTTCTAACACTCAAGAAAAACCGTTTCTGAAATGAAATACTTCTGTACCCAAGCTTTTGTATTATGATAAGTTACTACATTCATAGTAACCAGACTTCTGCCTTATGGGAAGTTATTTCTTTCATGCtaattaaattttttatataTGTTAAGATTATTTTAAGTCTTAAATTCAAGGAGAGCTTACGAACCTAACTCTGATATTTTATGCTAAAAAATAACTTTTAACATTATAAAATccagggggagcttacaaacctcacttTGATAATTTTATATGATTAAATCTAGTAAAAATTGTTCATCGAAATACATagttttgtcatcataaaaaggAGGAGATTGTAAGAACACGGTTTGGTTATGCACCTGACCcttagttttgatgataacaatgcattgttTCTAAGAGAACAATTTTATACCCTAATGGTTTTTGTCTAGTGTGTAACTTTTGCTAAcaggttctgactctgaagaatTGACTGTGACGTCATCAAATTCTAGACTTAACACACTCTGATTCTAAAGAGATACAATATGCTTTACAAGATGCTGTAAAGTTCTAGAAAGCTCTTAGACAGTGGTTCTGATGAACATTTTATTCTAAAGCTTCAGTTTGTGACTCTGATTGTGAGCCTTTGAAGGATTGTCAAGCCTTCAAGATTTTGCACTCTCAAGTTCTGAAGACTCTAAAGAACAAGATTTGAAGACTCTAAAGACCAAGTTCTAAGGAACTGTGTCAAGATTATGAAGACCAAGATTCCAAAGATTCTCTTAACtagtctcttgatccttctaagcatgcttcaacatcatttattcagaagcctctgaagattagaagataagatcaaaaggttttgcgtTAGGAAAATAGTACATAATACAAGATCACTTTTCCCTCAATTACACTAATTTTGTGGGATTAGAACAATACTATTGCACCATTTTGTCTCCTATATGAAAACCGTTATACCAAGAGACATCTGCAATTTTGCTATTCTAATTCTACCCTCCAACACTAATATAAAGAAGACTTGTATGATTGGACAAGTTGCCAATTCATTGCGCAATACTACGCTCATACACAACGCTATTTGTTGAACTTGATTTTATTTGTGTATAGTTTTTGTAAACACACATACAGCTTTTGTTCGTTATTGTGTGAGAAATTCATTGTACTTAACTTATGTTAATCTACTTTTTTAGAAGCAATATTGTAAGCACAATATTGCAAATCTCAAattgtttgagtggtttccttgagtgactaggttttagtcatATAGACTTAAGAAGACAAAGGTGGGTTGTCTTTGTAGTGTCTGTAATCAATTTCAgttataatggattaagtccttattgagaaggcaaaatcaccttggtggGTGGACTGGAGGTAACTTTGTTAAcagcgaaccaggataaaaatagttgtgttatttttcttgtttgtGTTATTATTTGATTGTGTTGGTTTTAAAAAGCTTTCctttttagaaacccaattcaaatcccctatttcttgtgtttcttgccaccttcaaTGTATTTGTTTATGAGGTATTCATGTATCTTTATTTAGTTCTCCACCATTTCAAACCATAATTATCTTTGCTAGTTTGATTATGTAACTTTATTATTCACTATTTCTCTCACAGCCTTCACCATCATCTTCCATTAAAGCTTCATATTCATTTTTGTTTTTGAAGTAAGGTTTGAATTCTTAGTTTCTCAAAGTACCAAAGTGATTTTTATGTATGCATGATGGTGGAGCATTTTCTAAAACAAATACACTCATGTATGTATATACACATATGGCAACAATATGAGAGAGATGGAATGCAATGTCAAGTTAGTTTAAGAAGGGTTGAAGTTGGAGCATGTCATTATCATTATCATGCTCCTGTTTCATGAACATCAATTAGTGTAAATAAGGTATGCAAGTGCATGATCTCTCTCAAGAACAAAAAATGAACATAAATTTTCATATTTACAATTTCGGTGCAAAGGTTAAACAAAGGAAGCTTATGGATGAGTGGCAAAGGTTCAGGCATGTTAACCAAAGAGTGTGGGTTTGAATCTTAACAGTTGcaaaaaaatattttgttaaaTTCTCCATTGCCACATGGACCAACAAAACTTTGATGTTAGAGACTAACACGAACAAGAAAGTAACATATAGGGACTTCAACAAAAAAAAATAGGGACAAAAAAAAAACTCGCCAACTTATAGGGACGAAAAGACTATTTAAACAAAAAACTAATATAAAACATGACGCGCCTTGACATTTTACCTCTGTTTTTGATTGTGTGAGGTGAAAGTTTTgtcatgaaatatattatttgtagtaaCGCCTTCTCCTTATATAATGGAGAAGTTATAACAACTTGTTATTTGCTAGTCATAGAATACAATAGTCGTTGGATGTATTTCGGAATTGGATCATCTGTATTCTTTTCTTTTGTAGAGTAGTTCTCCTCTGTTGTGAATGTTCTAGACGAATTATAACTCCTTCTGAATAGTCTACTGATGACCATTATAATCGACCCAGATCATAAATACAAATAGCGGGCATTCAGCACATAATGTATTAACTAACTAATGAGTTTTTTTTTACAATTATTGAaaattttatttgattattttttttGAAGGAATTGGTTAGTTCAACTAATTAGATTGTTAAAGAATtataatattatattttatttattaataattaattgaacataattaatattttttttttaagaaTAAGAAGAATGAGAGATAGATGACATGCGTTAACATCTCAATTAGGTTGACACCTGAAGCTTATCTCCTAATCATACAATTCTAacatttattaaaaataaaaataaaaagtatAAATTGAAGGACTAGGTCAAAACATAAAAGATACATAACATTTGTTTCATTAAAAACATTACATTGAAAACCCATTGTCATTCCGATAAAACTAGCTGAAGGAAGTCAAAACCAAACAATTTTCCATCTATTTTTTAAAATTTCATGGCACAATGTTATGATTTTTTAAAAGTCATGTCATCCCATCTTGTAAGCAATTGATGAATGGCCAACATCACTCTAATAAGCTCAACACGCTGTGCAATAGTGATACCAAAATTTTAGCAAAATAATCCAAAGTAGCATTCAAAGTATCTTTATGAATAAAGTGATCAAGTTGGATCCTTGTTCAACAAGTTAATAAAGTTGGGATAACTTTGAGCAATCGAGCTACGTGTTCTCCAATTCTCATTATGAATTACTAGTTGATCGTGTCATTTTATTTAAATACCTACTCATCCTTAATCAAATGTCattttattataataattaattaattgatttaacTAAAATTTTAGATACCACCTAAAACACAAGAGTACCTAATCGATTTACAAAAGCCATAAATAATTAATATCATTAATTTCATGTTCATTTTACTCATTCAcaataaaaacaaacaaaacttGGAAAACGTGACTGGTTTGACCAGTCAGTGTCGTAAAAACATTACAGCATGTTTTAGGAAAGAACTCATAAATTAAACCAAATACAATAATACTGCTACTGCACCATTTCTTTGACTATtgacaaaaaaaaaaaacacaacatccaattcttcttcttcttcttttgcttttcattttcGTTTTCGCTTTCCATAAACACAAAATCTACTCCTTATTTGTTTCACCAACGTTTCAAGAAGAACAACAATCATTAGATGAACATGTCAAGTAAGAAAAAGGTACTGTCTGTAGAAGATGTCATAAAGTCCGTTGGATTAGGTTACGATCTCACCAACGATCTCAAACTCAAATCATGCAAATATCACTCCAAATTGATTGCTATTGATCACCACAACCTTCGGACTGTCCAACTTCCCGGTCGCGTTTCGATTCCCAATGTCCCCAAATCCATCAATTGCGATAAAGGCGACCGTATGAGATTCTCTTCTGACGTTCTTTCTTTTCAGCAGgtgtttttctttctttttctgCTTCTTAACTGTAAAGTTTGTTCCTTTTTTAGTTTTTGCTCAAGGTTATTATGTGGGTCTAGAGAACCAAATTTGTACTAGAAATTTTTTACTTCCCAAGGTAGTATTTTGGTAATTTGGCCATTAGTGAAATTCATAAATGATTCTagaaattaaaatttatttatgATATTACTCATTCAAGATAATCTCATAACTAAATTGACAAATCCAAAAGGTCTAAGAATAGTAATATGTTCTTTAGCACCCGACACTTTTGAATAAAATGTGTGATTTTGTTGGTGTTGGTGTCGTGTTTTTGTTGTCTGTGCTTCTGGGGTTATTTTAGAATTTTGTTTATTTCATGACCAAATTGTCCTATCTACACCTGTTATTATTATGGTGAAATGAAATTTTTTGGCATGTgtttgttgttattattgttgaaGTATTGAAGGGTGGGGATTGTTGGTGTGACTGACTAGGCATGTatgtgtttttgttttgtttatgatTTAGATGTCAGAGAAGTTCAACCAGGAGGTGTCGTTGTCGGGCAAGATTCCGACGGGCCATTTCAATTCGGTGTTTCAGTTTTCAGGTGTTTGGCAAAGAGATGCAGCCAATACCAAGAGTCTTGCATTTGATGGTGTCTCCATTACACTTTACAACATAGCACTTGATAAAGCACATGTGGTTCTGAGTGATCATGTCAAACAAGATGTTCCTTCGTCATGGGATCCCGCTGCATTGGCAAGGTACTTTATGAAAGGTCTCACTCCTGCTCTCAACTAGGAGGAGTCTTGGATTTTTCGTTATTTGCATCGCAGTAGTTTTGACGACATTTATCATGTTACTGAAACCAGTTTAGTATATACACTTTGAGTTGCAACTTGTAAATAATCTTTTCAGGTTCATTGAGAAATATGGAACCCATGCTGTTGTCGGGGTGAAAATAGGGGGAACCGATATAATTTATGCTAAGCAACAGTATTCGTCTCCCCTACAACCTTCTGATGTACAGAAAAAATTGAAGGACTTGGCGGACGAATTCTTCCTGCGCCAGGCTGGACAAAATAACACTACCGATGGGGCATTTAATAAGAAAGAAAAGGTTTTAAAGCTTATCCGGTTGTTTTCTTTTTTTGGTTCCATATATCTCTGGTTACGTTTTGCTTTTTTATAAGTAAAAGATTGCATTACCGTATGCTAATTGTTAGCACAACTTATATTTTCCTCTCTTTCCTCCCAGTTTATGAAGGACAACGGACTAGGATTCCTTGATATTCAAGCTCAGTCCTACCATGAATCAGAGGTGAATATTTGTTTTTAAATTGAACTTTAAACACGACAAATGTTCTTACTATTTTCCTCCTGCTCGTTGAACATTTTAGGTTCAGGATATCAAGTTTATGTGCAAAAGGAAAGGTGGAAATGGGAGGAACGATTTAAAACATGATGAGTGGTGCCAAACCGTTTTGTCTCAACCTGACGTAATATCAATGTCATTCGTACCAATTACATCTCTACTTGGTGGAATAAACGGGAGCGGATATTTAACTCATGCCATAAATCTCTATTTAAGATGTAAGCAACTAAACGTGGCTCGTTTAGTCATTTAGTTATTCACATTTAGTCTCAAAGCCTATGGAATCACTCATAATGTAGCTGTAATTTCTAACTGCAGATAAACCACAAATTGATGAACTGCATCAATTTTTGGAGTTCCAGCTTCCGAGGCAATGGGCCCCTGTATTTGGTGAGCTTGTCCTTGGTCCTGATAGAAAGTCGCATAGTTCTTCATCTTTACAGTTCAGTTTCATGGGTCCTAAGCTCTATGTGAACACAACACCGGTAATGCTGCTTGATTTATTTAATCATTCAAAACAACACATTGTTAGATTTTCTGTACGTGACAAATGCGGTGATAAATTTGGTCTGACCCTAAGCTTCGCGCAGGTTGATGTAGGAATGAAGCCTGTGACAGGCCTTCGATTGCATTTGGAAGGAAAGAAAAGTAATTGTTTGGCAATCCATTTGCAGCACCTCTCCTCCCTCCCCAAGACATTCCAACTTGAGGGAGAGACTAATGGGAATGTATCCGACACCTCTTCAGAGCGTAAATATTACGAAAAGGTCCAGTGGAAGAGTTTCTCTCATATTTGCACGGCTCCTGTTGAATCCTACGATGACAATTCTGTTGTGACCGGTGCTCACTTCGAAGTGGGAGAAGCTGGTCTGAAGAAAGTTCTCTTCCTAAGGCTTCACTTCTGTAAAGTTGCCAACGCATCACGTGTGAGAAATCCTGAATGGGATGGTTCGCCTGGCTTGACTCAGAAATCCGGAATGATCTCAACTTTCATCAGCACTCGGTTTTCAGGTCCACAAAAACTGCCACCGCCACAGCCATCGGACGTAAATGTCAACTCTGCCTTATACCCCGGAGGTCCTCCCGTACCTGCTCAATCACCTAAACTTCTGAGGTTTGTTGACACAACAGAAATGACAAGAGGACCGCAAGATTTGCCTGGCTACTGGGTTGTGTCTGGGGCAAGGCTTTTTGTGGAGAAGGGCAAAATATCGCTTAAAGTAAAATATTCTCTTTTAACCGCGATTTCACCGGATGAAGAGACGGGAAGTTATTGAAAATAACAAACGCGAGAGAGGTGGAGAATGAAGATGAATTTTTTTCCGGTTAAGTAGTTCAATCTGTGCATGTGTACATAATAGTGTCTGATTCTTTTCTGTTGTACATTTTCTCTATTCATTATAGGTGTTACTATTTGATATTGTCATTTTTGTTTGTGTATgtatgtatgaatgtatacatACACAACAGATGTTTTGAGAGAATTCCTTGATGTGGTGTTGAGAAAAGTTTGTGTAACACCTTAGTCTTTTTGTCTGTGTTTTTTTGAATGTGTTTCTGTGTTAGTGGCTTCCTTCATGCAGACAATGAAAAGGTATTCGTTTTAAACTCTGGAAAAGTTACTTTATGGTATTTGTATATACTCCAGTCTCAAATTAAATTAACTGatctatttttaaaaaaatgtttcgGAATTAATCAgtgattattttttattttttaatataatattaatcatTATTTTTCAGATGTgttatttaattaatattattaatCTTTGCTCTGTGTTTTTTATAAGTATCATTTTGACTTTTCATATATATAAAAAAACTAATAAATTTTGTTATTTTTCAGATATATTCTTTTGATctataatatttttaattatttattaatttatttgacTTTTTTCTCTGTATCATAGATAATTTTTACAAAATCAATTAATATTATTTTGAAAACGaagtaaaaaaaaaatcatcTAAAAATAACACTTAAAAATGAAAGTGTAATGGTTAAAAAGTATCCACGTGCATATCATCTCTGTAAGAGCAGGTGTACTTAGAGGCTTTAGTAGGTACATTACGTTGTATGGTAGATAAGACTTGCCCACCACGGTGAGAAATCCTATACGGTGGTGTTGTGTGGTGGTTTAGAGGACCTGTTCATGTGAGGTGAGAGACTATGTATAGGTCtttgttgctcatgtttaagcgTAAGAGTTAAGATCTGCCCCTCTCACCGGCTAGGTGATATATTTATAAAGGCTCTCTTGGGCTTGCGTTGTAGAGTTAGTGGACGGTTATGTCCCACCTCCATGACCAAGAAAGTGGTCAAGAAAAAACTTAATCTTCCTAGAATCATGTAGGAAGTGGTTCCCCCTTTTGACTGACCATTTAGGTATCTTGACCTAAGTTCAACAAAGGGGGACTTATCCTTTCATTGGGCTATCCCTCGCTAGCCCTAAGGGGTGACTTCCCCTTCTTTGGGTGCTAGCCCCTTTTTGGATGCTCCTTATTAGGATCCAATAAAATATAACACTACATAGTCCCTCAAGCATGATGACTTGGTAAAAGGCGAAATGATTAATAAAAGTACTCATATCCTTAAGACTCCCTTGTACGGATCTATACCAGGAGGCTTTTTCTTTATGAGAGATTACACGAGTCCCTTAGGCGAGACATAATAGTTGAGTACCTCAAGTGATATTTAATGTCGAGTTGCTCAGGAGATACTTAAAAGTCAAGTCTCTCAAGAGAGATTTAATGTCGAGTCCCTTAGAAGAGACTTAATAGTTGAGTCCCTTAGGCGAGACTTAATAATAGAGTTCCTCAGGCGAGACTTAATGTCGAGTAACTCGGGCGAGACTTAATAGTTGAGTCCCTCAGATGAGACTTAATAGAAGAGTCCCTCAGGCAAGACTTACTGTCGAGTCCTTTAGGAGAGACTTAATAGTTAGGTCCCTAAGGAGAGACTTTAGGTGAGTCTCAAGCAAGACTTTAAGTTGGATCGCGCACGAGGAAACTCTAAGTAACTCCGACAACACGTTTAAATAAGTCTATTTGACGAGACTTTGATTCCCTCAAGGGAGTTATATGTTGAGCCTGACTGATGAGACTTCAAGTCTCTCAGGAGAGGAGTTTGCTTAAGCACATTTGATGGGATTCTCAGACCCTCAGGTGAAGTTACATATCTGACCCGACTGATGAGACTTTAAGTCTCTCAAGCAAGGTGTTCGACTTCTCGGAAGGGACTTCTATCAAGCCCTCAGTCAATCCTTTAAGTTTATTAGGATAGACTTCGATCACATCCCTTGGGAGTGACTTTATGTTGGATCTCGTATAAGGAAACTCTAAGCCTCTCGGGCGAGAAGTTTTCTTAAGCTTGTTCGATGGGATTCTCAATCCCTCAAGCGAAGTAAATATGTGGCCAGACTGATGAGACTTCAAGTTGTTAGACGATAAGCCTAGATCTAGAGGGGtgggtggggggggggggggggggtgaatagatctaaaattaaaattttattcAAAACTTTGATTTAGAAAAATTTATGGCGTGGAAACAAGTTTAAAATATTTCCCGGATCCAAAATCGTTTAACCGAACCTTCTATTGAAAAACTCGGATATGCGTATGAGTACCAATGGTATGGTAATAATTCACAAGTTGATTTACCAATACTTCTACCACTAAATTGAATACTCTACTATAGTAACTATCTATCTCCAATGTCAACAACACACTAAAGGCTAGTTGACACAATTCATCAAACACTTTGCGTGTAATCAACAAAGTCTGGATATTAGTGTAATATTTGTAGTTCTTAACAACCAATCACTACCAAATGGTAAGTGATTACTACACTAACACAATTTTTCAAAGATTTCAAAATTTATTATCCAAATAATGTTGATCAAGATATCAAAGTAATTAATAATTTGTGAACCAAAAAATAAATgagatagagagagagagtacacaaggatttgtttaggcagtttCCCAATCGACCTTGCTATGGGTAtgtctgccctcaattcgaattcgaaatgagatattaatataataaatcttactttgtaaaagtatcaatacaagagatgagaaatcaaatcccacaAACCCTAGGTTTattcttgactctagcacctccaaaaaccttgatgaaagcttgatcaagtcacaaacaatgtcgcttcaatt from Lathyrus oleraceus cultivar Zhongwan6 chromosome 7, CAAS_Psat_ZW6_1.0, whole genome shotgun sequence encodes the following:
- the LOC127105528 gene encoding MACPF domain-containing protein At4g24290, whose protein sequence is MNMSSKKKVLSVEDVIKSVGLGYDLTNDLKLKSCKYHSKLIAIDHHNLRTVQLPGRVSIPNVPKSINCDKGDRMRFSSDVLSFQQMSEKFNQEVSLSGKIPTGHFNSVFQFSGVWQRDAANTKSLAFDGVSITLYNIALDKAHVVLSDHVKQDVPSSWDPAALARFIEKYGTHAVVGVKIGGTDIIYAKQQYSSPLQPSDVQKKLKDLADEFFLRQAGQNNTTDGAFNKKEKFMKDNGLGFLDIQAQSYHESEVQDIKFMCKRKGGNGRNDLKHDEWCQTVLSQPDVISMSFVPITSLLGGINGSGYLTHAINLYLRYKPQIDELHQFLEFQLPRQWAPVFGELVLGPDRKSHSSSSLQFSFMGPKLYVNTTPVDVGMKPVTGLRLHLEGKKSNCLAIHLQHLSSLPKTFQLEGETNGNVSDTSSERKYYEKVQWKSFSHICTAPVESYDDNSVVTGAHFEVGEAGLKKVLFLRLHFCKVANASRVRNPEWDGSPGLTQKSGMISTFISTRFSGPQKLPPPQPSDVNVNSALYPGGPPVPAQSPKLLRFVDTTEMTRGPQDLPGYWVVSGARLFVEKGKISLKVKYSLLTAISPDEETGSY